A genome region from Pseudorca crassidens isolate mPseCra1 chromosome 20, mPseCra1.hap1, whole genome shotgun sequence includes the following:
- the EDC4 gene encoding enhancer of mRNA-decapping protein 4 isoform X2 — protein MASSCASIDIEDATQHLRDILKLDRPAGGPSAESQRPSNAYNGDLNGLLVPDPLCSSDGTSTNKPGLRAMPPINLQEKQVICLLGDDSSTCIGILAKEVEIVASSDSSISSKARGSNKVKIQPVAKYDWEQKYYYGNLIAVSNSFLAYAIRAANNGSAMVRVISVSTSERTLLKGFTGSVADLAFAHLNSPQLACLDEAGNLFVWRLALVNGKIQEEILVHIRQPEGTPLNHFRRIIWCPFIPEESEDCCEEGSPTVALLHEDRAEVWDLDMLRSNHSTWPVDVSQIKQGFIVVKGHSTCLSEGALSPDGTVLATASHDGFVKFWQIYIEGQDEPRCLHEWKPHDGRPLSCLLFCDNHKKQDPEVPFWRFLITGADQNRELKMWCTVSWTCLQTIRFSPDIFSSVSVPPSLKVCLDLSAEYLILSDVQRKVLYVMELLQNQEEGRACFSSISEFLLTHPVLSFGIQVVSRCRLRHTEVLPAEEENDSLGADGTHGAGAMESAAGVLIKLFCVHTKALQDVQIRFQPQLNPDVVVPLPTHPAHEDFAFGESRPELASEGLGSATHGSQSDLRRIVELPAPADFLSLSSETKPKLMTPDAFMTPSTSLQQIAASPSSSSSSSSSSSLTAVSAMSSTSAVDPSLPRPPEELTLSPKLQLDGGLTISSSSSLQASPRSLLPGLLPSPADKLPPKGPGQVPTAASTLSLELQEVEPLGLPQASPSRTRSPDVISSASTALSQDIPEIASEALSRGFGSSAPEGLEPDSMASAASALHLLSPRPRPGPELGPQLSLDGGPGDGDRHSTPSLLEAALTQEATAPDSQVWPTAPDITRETCSSLAESPRNGLQEKHKSLAFHRPPYHLLQQHDSQDASAEQSDHDDEVASLASAAGGFGTKVPTPRLPAKDWKTKGSPRASPKLKRKGKKDDGDSSVGSRLTEHQVAEAPEDWPALIWQQQRELAQLRHSQEELLQRLCTQLEGLQSTVTGHVERALESRHEQERILVGSGTAWGGSSILGPGRDMGPAAALFLSYNAERRLERALAEGQQRGGQLQEQLTQQLSQALSSAVAGRLERSIRDEIKKTVPPCVSRSLEPVAGQLSNSVATKLTAVEGSMKENISKLLKSKNLTDAIARAAADTLQGPMQAAYREAFQSVVLPAFEKSCQAMFQQINDSFRLGTQEYLQQLESHMKSRKAREQEAREPVLAQLRGLVSTLQGATEQMAATVSSSVRAEVQHQLHVAVGSLQEAILAQVQRIVKGEVSVALKEQQAAVTSSIMQAMRSAAGTPVPTTHLDCQAQQAHILQLLQQGHLNQAFQQALTAADLNLVLYVCETVDPGQVFGQPPCPLSQPVLLSLIQQLASDLGTRTDLKLSYLEEAVMHLDHSDPITRDHMGSVMAQVRQKLFQFLQAEPHNSLGKAARRLSLMLHGLMTPSLP, from the exons atggcctCCTCCTGTGCGAGCATCGACATCGAGGACGCCACGCAGCACCTGCGGGACATCCTCAAGCTGGACCGGCCCGCGGGGG GTCCCAGTGCAGAGAGCCAGCGACCATCTAATGCCTACAATGGAGATCTCAATGGGCTCCTGGTCCCAGACCCCCTCTGCTCAAGTGATGGTACTTCAACAAACAAGCCTGGTCTCCGAGCCATGCCTCCTATTAACCTGCAGGAAAAGCAGGTCAT ctgccTCTTAGGAGACGACAGTTCCACCTGCATCGGAATTTTGGCCAAGGAGGTGGAGATTGTGGCCAGCAGTGACTCTAGCATCTCGAGCAAGGCACGGGGGAGCAATAAG GTGAAAATCCAGCCCGTCGCCAAGTATGACTGGGAGCAGAAATACTACTATGGCAACCTGATTGCTGTGTCCAACTCTTTCTTGGCCTATGCTATTCGGG CTGCCAACAACGGCTCAGCGATGGTACGGGTGATCAGTGTCAGCACTTCAGAGAGGACCCTGCTCAAAGGCTTCACAGGCAGTGTGGCTGATCTGGCCTTTGCACACCTCAATTCCCCACAGCTGGCCTGCCTGGATGAGGCAGGCAACCTGTTTGTGTGGCGCTTGGCCCTGGTTAATGGCAAAATTCA AGAAGAGATCTTGGTCCATATCCGACAGCCAGAGGGCACTCCACTGAATCACTTCCGCAGGATCATCTGGTGCCCCTTCATCCCCGAAGAGAGTGAGGACTGCTGTGAGGAGGGCAGCCCAACGGTGGCCCTGTTGCATGAGGACCGG GCTGAGGTGTGGGACCTGGACATGCTCCGCTCCAACCACAGCACCTGGCCCGTGGATGTCAGCCAGATCAAGCAGGGCTTCATCGTGGTAAAAGGCCACAGCACA TGCCTAAGTGAAGGGGCCCTCTCACCTGATGGGACTGTCCTGGCTACCGCAAGTCATGATGGCTTCGTCAAGTTCTGGCAGATTTACATTGAGGGGCAGGATGAGCCAAG GTGTTTGCACGAGTGGAAGCCTCACGATGGGAGgcccctctcctgcctcctgtTCTGTGACAACCACAAGAAACAGGATCCTGA GGTCCCCTTCTGGAGGTTCCTTATTACTGGTGCTGACCAGAATCGGGAGCTGAAGATGTGGTGCACGGTGTCCTGGACCTGCCTGCAGACCATTCG CTTCTCCCCAGATATCTTCAGCTCAGTGAGTGTGCCCCCAAGCCTCAAGGTTTGCCTGGACCTCTCAGCAGAATACCTGATTCTCAGCGATGTGCAACGGAAG GTCCTCTACGTGATGGAACTGCTGCAGAACCAGGAGGAGGGCCGTGCCTGCTTCAGCTCCATCTCTGAGTTCCTGCTCACCCACCCTGTGCTGAGCTTCGGTATCCAGGTTGTGAGTCGCTGCCGGCTGCGGCACACTGAGGTGCTGCCAGCCGAGGAGGAGAATGACAGCCTAGGGGCTG ATGGGACCCACGGAGCTGGTGCCATGGAGTCTGCAGCTGGTGTGCTCATCAAGCTCTTTTGTGTGCACACTAA GGCATTGCAAGATGTACAGATTCGCTTCCAGCCACAGCTGAACCCTGACGTGGTGGTCCCGCTCCCTACACACCCTGCCCATGAGGACTTTG CATTTGGAGAGTCTCGACCAGAACTGGCTTCTGAGGGCCTGGGATCGGCCACTCACGGCTCCCAGTCTGACCTCCGACGCATCGTGGAGCTGCCTGCACCTGCCGACTTCCTCAGTCTGAGCAGTGAGACCAAGCCCAAGCTGATGACACCTGACGCCTTCATGACACCTAGCACCTCCCTGCAGCAG ATCGCTGCATCTcccagtagcagcagcagcagcagcagcagttccTCTCTTACGGCGGTGTCTGCCATGAGCAGTACTTCGGCCGTGGACCCCTCCTTGCCCAG GCCACCTGAGGAGCTGACCTTGAGCCCCAAGCTACAGCTGGATGGCGGTCTGACAATAAGCAGCAGTAGCAGCCTGCAGGCAAGCCCACGTAGCCTCCTCCCTGGCCTGCTCCCAAGTCCGGCCGACAAATTGCCTCCCAAAGGGCCTGGGCAG GTGCCTACTGCTGCCTCTACACTATCCCTGGAGCTGCAGGAAGTGGAGCCCCTGGGGCTACCTCAGGCGTCCCCCAGCCGCACCCGCTCCCCCGATGTTATCTCCTCGGCTTCCACTGCCCTGTCCCAGGATATCCCTGAGATCGCATCTGAGGCGCTGTCCCGTGGCTTTGGCTCCTCCGCTCCGGAGGGCCTGGAGCCAGACAGTATGGCCTCAGCTGCTTCAGCACTACACCTGCTGTCTCCACGGCCCCGGCCGGGACCCGAGCTTGGCCCCCAGCTTAGCCTGGATGGAGGCCCTGGGGATGGGGATCGGCATAGTACCCCTTCCCTCCTGGAGGCAGCCTTGACCCAGGAGGCCACGGCCCCTGACAGTCAGGTCTGGCCTACGGCACCAGACATTACTCGTGAGACCTGCAGCAGCCTGGCAGAGAG CCCCCGGAATGGCCTCCAGGAAAAGCACAAGAGCCTGGCCTTTCACCGACCACCTTATCACCTGCTACAGCAACACGACAGTCAGGACGCCAGTGCCGAGCAAAG CGACCATGATGATGAGGTGGCCAGCCTGGCCTCTGCTGCAGGGGGTTTTGGCACCAAAGTTCCCACTCCACGTCTTCCTGCCAAGGACTGGAAGACCAAAGGATCCCCTCGGGCCTCACCCAAGCTCAAGCGAAAGGGCAAAAAGGATGACGG GGATTCGTCCGTGGGATCCCGGCTCACAGAGCACCAG GTGGCAGAGGCCCCTGAGGACTGGCCAGCACTAATTTGGCAACAGCAGAGAGAGCTGGCGCAGCTTCGACACAGCCAAGAAGAGCTGCTACAGCGTCTGTGCACCCAACTTGAAGGCCTGCAGAGCACCGTCACGGGCCACGTAGAACGTGCCCTAGAGTCACGGCACGAGCAGGAGCGTATCCTTGTGGGCAGTGGCACAGCATGGGGCGGCAGCAGCATTCTTGGCCCAGGAAGGGATATGGGACCTGCTGCAGCCCTGTTCCTTAGCTACAATGCAGAGCGGCGACTGGAGCGGGCACTGGCCGAGGGACAGCAGCGTGGTGGGCAGCTGCAGGAGCAGCTGACGCAACAGCTGTCCCAAGCGCTATCTTCAGCTGTGGCTGGGCGGCTGGAGCGCAGCATACGGGATGAGATCAAGAAGACGGTTCCTCCAT GTGTGTCTAGGAGTCTGGAGCCCGTGGCAGGCCAACTGAGCAACTCAGTGGCCACCAAGCTCACAGCCGTGGAGGGTAGCATGAAAGAGAATATCTCCAAGCTGCTGAAGTCCAAG AACTTAACAGATGCCATTGCCCGAGCAGCCGCAGACACGTTACAGGGGCCGATGCAGGCCGCCTACCGTGAAGCCTTCCAGAGCGTGGTACTGCCCGCCTTTGAGAAGAGCTGCCAGGCCATGTTCCAGCAGATCAATGATAGCTTCCGACTGGGCACGCAGGAAT ACTTGCAGCAGCTGGAGAGCCACATGAAGAGCCGAAAGGCACGAGAACAGGAGGCGCGGGAGCCCGTGCTGGCCCAGCTGCGGGGCCTGGTCAGCACGCTGCAGGGAGCCACGGAGCAGATGGCGGCTACCGTGTCCAGCAGCGTTCGGGCTGAGGTGCAGCACCAGCTGCACGTGGCTGTGGGCAG CCTGCAAGAGGCAATTTTAGCACAGGTGCAGCGCATTGTTAAGGGTGAGGTGAGTGTGGCACTCAAGGAGCAGCAGGCTGCCGTCACCTCTAGCATCATGCAGGCCATGCGCTCAGCTGCTGGCACACCTGTCCCTACCACCCACCTCGACTGCCAAGCCCAGCAAGCCCATATCCTGCAGCTGCTGCAGCAGGGCCACCTCAACCAGGCCTTCCAGCAG GCCCTGACAGCTGCCGACCTGAACCTGGTGCTGTACGTGTGTGAAACTGTAGACCCAGGCCAGGTGTTTGGGCAGCCACCTTGCCCCCTCTCCCAGCCTGTACTCCTTTCACTCATCCAGCAACTGGCCTCTGACCTTGGCACTCGAACTGACCTCAAGCTCAG CTACCTGGAAGAGGCTGTGATGCACCTGGACCACAGTGACCCCATCACTCGGGACCACATGGGCTCCGTCATGGCCCAGGTGCGCCAGAAGCTCTTCCAGTTCCTGCAGGCGGAGCCACACAACTCACTTGGCAAAGCGGCCCGGCGTCTCAGCCTCATGCTGCACGGCCTTATGACCCCCAGCCTCCCTTAG
- the EDC4 gene encoding enhancer of mRNA-decapping protein 4 isoform X8 — translation MASSCASIDIEDATQHLRDILKLDRPAGGPSAESQRPSNAYNGDLNGLLVPDPLCSSDGTSTNKPGLRAMPPINLQEKQVICLLGDDSSTCIGILAKEVEIVASSDSSISSKARGSNKVKIQPVAKYDWEQKYYYGNLIAVSNSFLAYAIRAANNGSAMVRVISVSTSERTLLKGFTGSVADLAFAHLNSPQLACLDEAGNLFVWRLALVNGKIQEEILVHIRQPEGTPLNHFRRIIWCPFIPEESEDCCEEGSPTVALLHEDRAEVWDLDMLRSNHSTWPVDVSQIKQGFIVVKGHSTCLSEGALSPDGTVLATASHDGFVKFWQIYIEGQDEPRCLHEWKPHDGRPLSCLLFCDNHKKQDPEVPFWRFLITGADQNRELKMWCTVSWTCLQTIRFSPDIFSSVSVPPSLKVCLDLSAEYLILSDVQRKVLYVMELLQNQEEGRACFSSISEFLLTHPVLSFGIQVVSRCRLRHTEVLPAEEENDSLGADGTHGAGAMESAAGVLIKLFCVHTKALQDVQIRFQPQLNPDVVVPLPTHPAHEDFAFGESRPELASEGLGSATHGSQSDLRRIVELPAPADFLSLSSETKPKLMTPDAFMTPSTSLQQIAASPSSSSSSSSSSSLTAVSAMSSTSAVDPSLPSRPPEELTLSPKLQLDGGLTISSSSSLQASPRSLLPGLLPSPADKLPPKGPGQVPTAASTLSLELQEVEPLGLPQASPSRTRSPDVISSASTALSQDIPEIASEALSRGFGSSAPEGLEPDSMASAASALHLLSPRPRPGPELGPQLSLDGGPGDGDRHSTPSLLEAALTQEATAPDSQVWPTAPDITRETCSSLAESPRNGLQEKHKSLAFHRPPYHLLQQHDSQDASAEQSDHDDEVASLASAAGGFGTKVPTPRLPAKDWKTKGSPRASPKLKRKGKKDDGDSSVGSRLTEHQVAEAPEDWPALIWQQQRELAQLRHSQEELLQRLCTQLEGLQSTVTGHVERALESRHEQEQRRLERALAEGQQRGGQLQEQLTQQLSQALSSAVAGRLERSIRDEIKKTVPPCVSRSLEPVAGQLSNSVATKLTAVEGSMKENISKLLKSKNLTDAIARAAADTLQGPMQAAYREAFQSVVLPAFEKSCQAMFQQINDSFRLGTQEYLQQLESHMKSRKAREQEAREPVLAQLRGLVSTLQGATEQMAATVSSSVRAEVQHQLHVAVGSLQEAILAQVQRIVKGEVSVALKEQQAAVTSSIMQAMRSAAGTPVPTTHLDCQAQQAHILQLLQQGHLNQAFQQALTAADLNLVLYVCETVDPGQVFGQPPCPLSQPVLLSLIQQLASDLGTRTDLKLSYLEEAVMHLDHSDPITRDHMGSVMAQVRQKLFQFLQAEPHNSLGKAARRLSLMLHGLMTPSLP, via the exons atggcctCCTCCTGTGCGAGCATCGACATCGAGGACGCCACGCAGCACCTGCGGGACATCCTCAAGCTGGACCGGCCCGCGGGGG GTCCCAGTGCAGAGAGCCAGCGACCATCTAATGCCTACAATGGAGATCTCAATGGGCTCCTGGTCCCAGACCCCCTCTGCTCAAGTGATGGTACTTCAACAAACAAGCCTGGTCTCCGAGCCATGCCTCCTATTAACCTGCAGGAAAAGCAGGTCAT ctgccTCTTAGGAGACGACAGTTCCACCTGCATCGGAATTTTGGCCAAGGAGGTGGAGATTGTGGCCAGCAGTGACTCTAGCATCTCGAGCAAGGCACGGGGGAGCAATAAG GTGAAAATCCAGCCCGTCGCCAAGTATGACTGGGAGCAGAAATACTACTATGGCAACCTGATTGCTGTGTCCAACTCTTTCTTGGCCTATGCTATTCGGG CTGCCAACAACGGCTCAGCGATGGTACGGGTGATCAGTGTCAGCACTTCAGAGAGGACCCTGCTCAAAGGCTTCACAGGCAGTGTGGCTGATCTGGCCTTTGCACACCTCAATTCCCCACAGCTGGCCTGCCTGGATGAGGCAGGCAACCTGTTTGTGTGGCGCTTGGCCCTGGTTAATGGCAAAATTCA AGAAGAGATCTTGGTCCATATCCGACAGCCAGAGGGCACTCCACTGAATCACTTCCGCAGGATCATCTGGTGCCCCTTCATCCCCGAAGAGAGTGAGGACTGCTGTGAGGAGGGCAGCCCAACGGTGGCCCTGTTGCATGAGGACCGG GCTGAGGTGTGGGACCTGGACATGCTCCGCTCCAACCACAGCACCTGGCCCGTGGATGTCAGCCAGATCAAGCAGGGCTTCATCGTGGTAAAAGGCCACAGCACA TGCCTAAGTGAAGGGGCCCTCTCACCTGATGGGACTGTCCTGGCTACCGCAAGTCATGATGGCTTCGTCAAGTTCTGGCAGATTTACATTGAGGGGCAGGATGAGCCAAG GTGTTTGCACGAGTGGAAGCCTCACGATGGGAGgcccctctcctgcctcctgtTCTGTGACAACCACAAGAAACAGGATCCTGA GGTCCCCTTCTGGAGGTTCCTTATTACTGGTGCTGACCAGAATCGGGAGCTGAAGATGTGGTGCACGGTGTCCTGGACCTGCCTGCAGACCATTCG CTTCTCCCCAGATATCTTCAGCTCAGTGAGTGTGCCCCCAAGCCTCAAGGTTTGCCTGGACCTCTCAGCAGAATACCTGATTCTCAGCGATGTGCAACGGAAG GTCCTCTACGTGATGGAACTGCTGCAGAACCAGGAGGAGGGCCGTGCCTGCTTCAGCTCCATCTCTGAGTTCCTGCTCACCCACCCTGTGCTGAGCTTCGGTATCCAGGTTGTGAGTCGCTGCCGGCTGCGGCACACTGAGGTGCTGCCAGCCGAGGAGGAGAATGACAGCCTAGGGGCTG ATGGGACCCACGGAGCTGGTGCCATGGAGTCTGCAGCTGGTGTGCTCATCAAGCTCTTTTGTGTGCACACTAA GGCATTGCAAGATGTACAGATTCGCTTCCAGCCACAGCTGAACCCTGACGTGGTGGTCCCGCTCCCTACACACCCTGCCCATGAGGACTTTG CATTTGGAGAGTCTCGACCAGAACTGGCTTCTGAGGGCCTGGGATCGGCCACTCACGGCTCCCAGTCTGACCTCCGACGCATCGTGGAGCTGCCTGCACCTGCCGACTTCCTCAGTCTGAGCAGTGAGACCAAGCCCAAGCTGATGACACCTGACGCCTTCATGACACCTAGCACCTCCCTGCAGCAG ATCGCTGCATCTcccagtagcagcagcagcagcagcagcagttccTCTCTTACGGCGGTGTCTGCCATGAGCAGTACTTCGGCCGTGGACCCCTCCTTGCCCAG CAGGCCACCTGAGGAGCTGACCTTGAGCCCCAAGCTACAGCTGGATGGCGGTCTGACAATAAGCAGCAGTAGCAGCCTGCAGGCAAGCCCACGTAGCCTCCTCCCTGGCCTGCTCCCAAGTCCGGCCGACAAATTGCCTCCCAAAGGGCCTGGGCAG GTGCCTACTGCTGCCTCTACACTATCCCTGGAGCTGCAGGAAGTGGAGCCCCTGGGGCTACCTCAGGCGTCCCCCAGCCGCACCCGCTCCCCCGATGTTATCTCCTCGGCTTCCACTGCCCTGTCCCAGGATATCCCTGAGATCGCATCTGAGGCGCTGTCCCGTGGCTTTGGCTCCTCCGCTCCGGAGGGCCTGGAGCCAGACAGTATGGCCTCAGCTGCTTCAGCACTACACCTGCTGTCTCCACGGCCCCGGCCGGGACCCGAGCTTGGCCCCCAGCTTAGCCTGGATGGAGGCCCTGGGGATGGGGATCGGCATAGTACCCCTTCCCTCCTGGAGGCAGCCTTGACCCAGGAGGCCACGGCCCCTGACAGTCAGGTCTGGCCTACGGCACCAGACATTACTCGTGAGACCTGCAGCAGCCTGGCAGAGAG CCCCCGGAATGGCCTCCAGGAAAAGCACAAGAGCCTGGCCTTTCACCGACCACCTTATCACCTGCTACAGCAACACGACAGTCAGGACGCCAGTGCCGAGCAAAG CGACCATGATGATGAGGTGGCCAGCCTGGCCTCTGCTGCAGGGGGTTTTGGCACCAAAGTTCCCACTCCACGTCTTCCTGCCAAGGACTGGAAGACCAAAGGATCCCCTCGGGCCTCACCCAAGCTCAAGCGAAAGGGCAAAAAGGATGACGG GGATTCGTCCGTGGGATCCCGGCTCACAGAGCACCAG GTGGCAGAGGCCCCTGAGGACTGGCCAGCACTAATTTGGCAACAGCAGAGAGAGCTGGCGCAGCTTCGACACAGCCAAGAAGAGCTGCTACAGCGTCTGTGCACCCAACTTGAAGGCCTGCAGAGCACCGTCACGGGCCACGTAGAACGTGCCCTAGAGTCACGGCACGAGCAGGAGC AGCGGCGACTGGAGCGGGCACTGGCCGAGGGACAGCAGCGTGGTGGGCAGCTGCAGGAGCAGCTGACGCAACAGCTGTCCCAAGCGCTATCTTCAGCTGTGGCTGGGCGGCTGGAGCGCAGCATACGGGATGAGATCAAGAAGACGGTTCCTCCAT GTGTGTCTAGGAGTCTGGAGCCCGTGGCAGGCCAACTGAGCAACTCAGTGGCCACCAAGCTCACAGCCGTGGAGGGTAGCATGAAAGAGAATATCTCCAAGCTGCTGAAGTCCAAG AACTTAACAGATGCCATTGCCCGAGCAGCCGCAGACACGTTACAGGGGCCGATGCAGGCCGCCTACCGTGAAGCCTTCCAGAGCGTGGTACTGCCCGCCTTTGAGAAGAGCTGCCAGGCCATGTTCCAGCAGATCAATGATAGCTTCCGACTGGGCACGCAGGAAT ACTTGCAGCAGCTGGAGAGCCACATGAAGAGCCGAAAGGCACGAGAACAGGAGGCGCGGGAGCCCGTGCTGGCCCAGCTGCGGGGCCTGGTCAGCACGCTGCAGGGAGCCACGGAGCAGATGGCGGCTACCGTGTCCAGCAGCGTTCGGGCTGAGGTGCAGCACCAGCTGCACGTGGCTGTGGGCAG CCTGCAAGAGGCAATTTTAGCACAGGTGCAGCGCATTGTTAAGGGTGAGGTGAGTGTGGCACTCAAGGAGCAGCAGGCTGCCGTCACCTCTAGCATCATGCAGGCCATGCGCTCAGCTGCTGGCACACCTGTCCCTACCACCCACCTCGACTGCCAAGCCCAGCAAGCCCATATCCTGCAGCTGCTGCAGCAGGGCCACCTCAACCAGGCCTTCCAGCAG GCCCTGACAGCTGCCGACCTGAACCTGGTGCTGTACGTGTGTGAAACTGTAGACCCAGGCCAGGTGTTTGGGCAGCCACCTTGCCCCCTCTCCCAGCCTGTACTCCTTTCACTCATCCAGCAACTGGCCTCTGACCTTGGCACTCGAACTGACCTCAAGCTCAG CTACCTGGAAGAGGCTGTGATGCACCTGGACCACAGTGACCCCATCACTCGGGACCACATGGGCTCCGTCATGGCCCAGGTGCGCCAGAAGCTCTTCCAGTTCCTGCAGGCGGAGCCACACAACTCACTTGGCAAAGCGGCCCGGCGTCTCAGCCTCATGCTGCACGGCCTTATGACCCCCAGCCTCCCTTAG